One Triplophysa rosa linkage group LG9, Trosa_1v2, whole genome shotgun sequence genomic window carries:
- the cisd1 gene encoding CDGSH iron-sulfur domain-containing protein 1, whose product MSASNTFSKAEIITAVSVSVGAAAVGILIYKTICKKDTCVKPKVNLDVQKDNPKVVHAFDMEDLGDKAVYCRCWRSKKFPYCDGAHAKHNQETGDNVGPLIIKRKEA is encoded by the exons ATGAGCGCGTCAAACACCTTCAGCAAAG CCGAGATCATCACGGCAGTATCTGTGTCAGTTGGAGCTGCTGCAGTAGGAATCctcatttacaaaacaatctgtAAGAAAGACACATGTGTGAAGCCAAAGGTGAACCTTGATGTGCAGAAGGACAACCCCAAAGTGGTGCATGCCTTTGACATGGAAGACCTGGGCGACAAAGCCGTTTACTGTAGATGCTGGAGATCCAAAAAG TTTCCATACTGTGACGGCGCACACGCGAAACACAATCAGGAAACAGGAGACAACGTTGGTCCTTTGATCATAAAACGCAAGGAGGCTTAA